Proteins from a genomic interval of Sphingomonas sp. Y38-1Y:
- a CDS encoding polysaccharide biosynthesis protein produces MLDGKTLMITGGTGSFGTTVLSRFVATGVKQIIVFSRDEKKQEDLRIELKSPKVRFVIGDTRDAQSIDSAMRGVDYVFHAAALKQVPSCEFYPMEAVRTNVVGTDNVIRAAVNHGVSRVVLLSTDKAVYPINAMGISKAMAEKVLVSHARGMDARGPVLCATRYGNVMASRGSVIPLFIERVKSGQPMMITDPAMTRFMMSLEDSVDLVLHAFENGQQGDIFVQKAPACTIETLTIALSELFDAPCETGILGTRHGEKLYETLVSREEMAKAEDMGRYFRVPADNRDLNYELFISEGSQALNQIDDYTSHNTQRLDVAETKALLLTLPYVQAALRG; encoded by the coding sequence ATGCTCGACGGCAAGACGCTTATGATTACCGGTGGGACCGGGTCGTTCGGAACCACAGTGCTCAGTCGCTTCGTCGCCACCGGCGTCAAGCAGATCATAGTCTTCTCCCGCGACGAGAAGAAGCAGGAGGACCTGCGGATCGAGCTCAAGAGCCCGAAAGTCCGGTTCGTCATCGGCGATACGCGCGACGCTCAGTCGATCGACAGCGCGATGCGCGGTGTCGACTACGTCTTTCACGCGGCCGCGCTGAAGCAGGTGCCGTCGTGCGAGTTCTATCCCATGGAGGCGGTTCGCACGAACGTCGTCGGGACTGACAACGTCATTCGTGCCGCGGTCAATCATGGCGTCAGCCGCGTAGTGCTGCTCAGCACCGACAAGGCAGTTTACCCGATCAACGCGATGGGCATTTCGAAGGCGATGGCCGAGAAGGTACTCGTCTCGCACGCACGCGGCATGGACGCGCGCGGTCCGGTGCTTTGCGCCACGCGCTACGGGAACGTCATGGCCTCTCGCGGGTCGGTAATTCCGCTGTTCATCGAACGGGTCAAGTCGGGCCAGCCGATGATGATTACCGATCCCGCCATGACCCGCTTCATGATGTCGCTGGAAGATTCGGTCGACCTCGTGCTGCATGCGTTCGAGAATGGTCAGCAGGGAGACATCTTCGTCCAAAAAGCGCCGGCCTGCACCATCGAGACGCTCACGATCGCGCTCAGCGAACTCTTCGACGCGCCGTGCGAGACCGGCATTTTGGGGACGCGGCACGGTGAAAAGCTGTACGAGACGCTTGTCTCGCGCGAGGAAATGGCAAAGGCCGAGGATATGGGCCGATATTTCCGCGTGCCTGCCGACAACCGCGACCTCAATTACGAGCTTTTCATTTCCGAAGGGTCGCAGGCGCTCAACCAGATCGACGATTACACGTCGCACAACACTCAACGTCTCGATGTCGCCGAGACCAAGGCGCTGTTGCTGACGCTGCCCTATGTTCAGGCGGCGCTGCGCGGATGA
- a CDS encoding DegT/DnrJ/EryC1/StrS family aminotransferase, whose translation MAVALFDCRIDPAIAAGLDPVWASGRLAAGPAVSELEGRLSALVGGRPVVATSDMTQALAIALRLAGVVPGDEVVTQALNCMSSNSAIAMVGATPVWVDVDAETACVDLDDLRACIGPRTRAVVIYHVAGYVGDLAALRRVCADAGVPLIEDANNALGASADGMPVGSVGDFAVFSFYANRQINAVEGGAVICRDEADASHARRLRRFGIDMASFRRPDGEIDPAIDVPEIGYSASMPNVNAALACLQFDDLHSRIERNRANAAFLSAALRDRDGLTFVREREGSRGVFWVALVRSTRRDALLADLKARGIQVSKLHQRNDAYSGFGARPRILPGTTALEHEMLALPCGWWLSPADLETIINAVRRYLIAP comes from the coding sequence GTGGCCGTTGCGCTTTTCGACTGCCGGATCGATCCTGCGATCGCGGCGGGGCTGGACCCGGTCTGGGCATCCGGCCGGCTGGCTGCGGGGCCCGCGGTTTCCGAACTGGAGGGGCGACTTTCGGCGCTGGTGGGCGGGCGTCCCGTCGTCGCGACGAGCGACATGACGCAGGCGCTTGCGATCGCGCTTCGTCTTGCCGGCGTGGTTCCGGGTGACGAGGTGGTGACACAGGCGCTGAACTGCATGTCGTCGAACAGCGCGATCGCGATGGTCGGCGCCACGCCTGTCTGGGTCGACGTCGATGCCGAAACCGCCTGTGTCGATCTCGATGATCTTCGCGCCTGCATCGGTCCGCGGACGCGCGCTGTCGTCATCTATCACGTCGCGGGCTATGTCGGCGATCTGGCGGCGCTGCGCAGGGTCTGTGCCGACGCCGGCGTCCCGTTAATCGAGGACGCGAACAATGCGCTTGGCGCGTCAGCAGACGGCATGCCCGTCGGCAGCGTCGGCGACTTCGCCGTCTTTTCCTTTTATGCAAATCGTCAGATCAACGCGGTCGAGGGCGGCGCCGTGATCTGCCGCGACGAAGCCGACGCTTCCCATGCCCGACGGCTCCGCAGGTTCGGTATCGATATGGCGAGCTTCCGCCGACCGGATGGCGAAATCGACCCGGCCATCGATGTGCCCGAAATCGGCTATTCCGCGAGCATGCCCAACGTCAACGCGGCGCTCGCCTGCCTGCAGTTTGACGATCTCCACTCCCGGATCGAGCGCAATCGTGCCAACGCCGCCTTTCTGTCCGCGGCGCTGCGGGATCGTGACGGCCTGACATTTGTTCGGGAGCGAGAGGGCTCGCGCGGTGTCTTCTGGGTCGCGCTCGTGCGCAGCACCCGGCGCGATGCGCTGCTCGCCGATCTCAAGGCACGTGGTATCCAGGTCTCGAAGCTGCATCAGCGCAACGACGCTTATTCCGGGTTTGGCGCCCGGCCGCGCATTCTGCCCGGAACGACCGCGCTCGAGCACGAGATGCTCGCGCTACCCTGCGGTTGGTGGCTATCCCCCGCCGATCTCGAGACCATCATCAACGCGGTGCGCCGCTACCTGATTGCCCCATAA
- a CDS encoding DegT/DnrJ/EryC1/StrS family aminotransferase, whose product MLPIVKVRMPPRDTLMPALGDVLYGAMLAEGEQVYEFERRFAEQFGLPGILAFSSGTGALHVALLSCGVGPGDEVVSTSMTAEPTNTTILQVGATPRFADVDPATGNLDPASVEAAIGPRTRAILVVHYAGYPVDLHAMRGIADRHGIALIEDCAHALGARYGGQAIGTFGDAAIFSFQAIKHMTTVDGGALVLRDPSKVRDARKLRWFGLEKGVPRTVVDITEGGFKYNMTNVAGMIGLQQLDTIGDAIAKHIEHGRAFDAALARIPGLAPARIEPDSEPSYWIYTLLTDDSADVERRLGEIGVAASKLHRPNHLHSVFAPYRRDLPGLETFYRRLVHIPCGWWVSDDDRARIVDALARG is encoded by the coding sequence ATGCTGCCGATCGTCAAGGTTCGGATGCCCCCCCGCGACACGCTGATGCCCGCGCTCGGCGACGTCCTCTATGGCGCGATGCTGGCCGAGGGCGAGCAGGTCTATGAGTTCGAGCGGCGATTCGCCGAGCAGTTCGGGCTTCCAGGCATCCTTGCGTTCAGCAGCGGAACCGGCGCGCTTCATGTCGCGCTTCTGAGCTGCGGCGTCGGGCCGGGGGACGAGGTCGTCAGCACGTCGATGACGGCGGAGCCGACGAATACCACGATCCTGCAGGTCGGGGCGACGCCGCGATTTGCCGATGTCGATCCGGCGACGGGCAATCTCGATCCGGCCTCGGTCGAAGCGGCGATCGGACCGCGCACGCGCGCCATCCTCGTCGTTCACTATGCCGGCTATCCCGTCGACCTGCACGCCATGCGCGGTATCGCCGATCGGCACGGCATCGCCTTGATCGAGGATTGCGCCCACGCGCTCGGCGCGCGTTACGGCGGGCAGGCGATCGGCACGTTCGGCGATGCGGCGATCTTCTCGTTCCAGGCGATCAAGCACATGACGACCGTCGATGGCGGGGCCCTGGTGCTGCGCGATCCCTCCAAAGTGCGCGACGCCCGAAAATTGCGCTGGTTCGGTCTGGAAAAGGGGGTTCCCCGGACCGTCGTCGACATCACCGAGGGCGGCTTCAAATACAACATGACCAACGTGGCGGGCATGATCGGCCTGCAACAGCTGGACACGATCGGGGATGCGATCGCGAAGCACATCGAGCATGGCCGCGCCTTCGACGCGGCGTTGGCCCGTATTCCGGGACTCGCCCCGGCGCGTATCGAACCGGACAGCGAGCCCAGCTACTGGATCTACACGTTGCTCACCGACGACTCCGCTGATGTCGAGCGGCGGTTGGGGGAAATCGGCGTGGCGGCGTCGAAGCTTCACCGGCCCAATCATCTTCATTCGGTATTTGCGCCGTATCGCCGGGACCTGCCCGGGCTCGAGACCTTTTATCGCCGGCTCGTCCACATCCCCTGCGGATGGTGGGTGTCGGACGACGATCGCGCCCGGATCGTCGACGCGTTGGCAAGGGGTTGA
- a CDS encoding GNAT family N-acetyltransferase, translated as MIDTAVHKGVPDGARRLIWDVFFAQAGRGIDFNAHLPWADAADTRSVTIGDVATRAALVVRPALQPGVAMIGFVCVDARVRGRGYGAAMLERAHQMLEDDGIAAALLWTKIPPVYRGSGYQVLDRDRFVTFSSEPMARTVAHVDSAAWPGADDIAGLPAFATSAERLSDGNARAVVLHGGGGVTLADWHGGADAVARLMRAAGYDRWSVNLSSADRFDRMLDPALFAVETRDGAYTMVRRFDSSLAIDPVSLADRI; from the coding sequence GTGATCGATACAGCAGTCCATAAGGGCGTGCCGGATGGGGCGCGGCGTCTGATCTGGGACGTGTTCTTCGCGCAGGCCGGACGCGGCATCGACTTCAATGCGCACCTGCCATGGGCCGATGCTGCCGATACGCGGTCGGTGACGATCGGTGATGTCGCGACGCGTGCCGCCTTGGTGGTTCGCCCGGCTCTTCAGCCCGGGGTCGCGATGATCGGCTTCGTCTGCGTCGATGCGCGGGTGCGGGGGCGCGGTTACGGCGCGGCGATGCTGGAACGGGCCCATCAAATGCTCGAGGACGACGGGATCGCCGCCGCCCTGCTCTGGACGAAGATCCCGCCGGTCTATCGTGGCAGCGGTTATCAGGTTCTCGATCGGGACCGGTTCGTGACCTTCTCTTCAGAGCCCATGGCCCGAACGGTCGCCCATGTCGATTCGGCCGCCTGGCCTGGTGCGGACGACATCGCCGGGCTGCCGGCCTTTGCCACGTCAGCGGAACGACTTTCCGATGGGAATGCGCGTGCGGTGGTCCTGCATGGCGGGGGCGGCGTAACGCTGGCCGACTGGCACGGCGGGGCGGATGCGGTGGCGAGGTTGATGCGCGCCGCCGGGTACGACCGCTGGTCGGTCAATCTGTCTTCGGCCGATCGGTTCGACAGGATGCTCGACCCGGCATTATTCGCGGTCGAAACACGCGACGGCGCCTATACGATGGTGCGGCGCTTCGACTCGTCGCTCGCGATCGATCCCGTTTCGCTTGCAGATCGAATCTAG
- a CDS encoding sugar transferase, translating to MLLRLENLAVALALAVLPAIMAVLFPEDQVNQTVVFVTYIYSLISTTIGLMLFRSIIRYPGVEATAYILPSFTISFGILLTFLILSRLQYSRSLLFVSFVVVIVWYVIVYAADRRRRMMTIGIVPGGDSLLLLDVSGVRWFRLNDPAELALVDAVSADLRVDLPTEWDRALADCALAGVPVYHTKHLAESLTGMVQLEHLSENSFGTLAPISAYMTIKHCVDWLAAVVVGILLAPLMVLIAVVIRLDSRGPSIFRQTRIGYRGKPFTVYKFRTMSAAPAGQQALDAAKTQTGDKRITKVGAFLRRSRVDELPQILNILKGEMSWIGPRPEAQVLSQWYESEIPFYRYRHIVRPGLTGWAQVHQGHVAEVEDVKTKLYYDFYYIKTYSPWIDLLIVAKTVQTVLNGFGAK from the coding sequence ATGCTCCTTCGCCTCGAGAATCTGGCCGTGGCGCTCGCGCTTGCCGTTCTGCCCGCGATCATGGCAGTCCTGTTTCCGGAGGATCAGGTCAACCAGACCGTCGTCTTCGTCACCTATATCTACAGCCTGATTTCGACGACCATCGGCCTGATGTTGTTCAGGAGCATCATCCGTTATCCCGGCGTCGAGGCGACGGCCTATATCCTGCCGTCGTTCACGATCTCGTTCGGCATTCTGCTGACGTTCCTCATCCTGTCGCGCCTTCAGTACAGTCGGTCGCTGCTGTTCGTCAGCTTCGTCGTGGTCATCGTCTGGTATGTGATCGTTTATGCGGCGGATCGGCGGCGACGGATGATGACGATCGGGATCGTGCCCGGGGGCGATTCGCTGTTGTTGCTCGATGTGAGCGGCGTGCGCTGGTTCCGGTTGAACGATCCGGCGGAGCTCGCGCTGGTCGATGCCGTTTCGGCCGATCTGCGCGTCGACCTGCCGACGGAATGGGATCGCGCGCTTGCCGACTGCGCGCTCGCTGGCGTTCCCGTCTATCATACCAAGCATCTCGCCGAATCGCTGACCGGCATGGTTCAGCTCGAACATCTGTCGGAGAACAGCTTCGGCACCCTTGCGCCGATCTCGGCGTACATGACCATCAAGCACTGCGTCGACTGGCTCGCCGCTGTCGTGGTCGGTATTCTCCTCGCGCCGTTGATGGTGTTGATCGCGGTCGTGATCCGGCTCGATTCCCGTGGGCCGTCGATCTTTCGCCAGACGCGCATCGGCTATCGGGGGAAGCCGTTCACGGTCTACAAATTCCGGACGATGAGCGCGGCGCCTGCGGGCCAGCAGGCGCTCGACGCCGCGAAGACGCAGACGGGGGACAAGCGCATTACCAAGGTGGGCGCGTTTCTTCGCCGCAGCCGCGTCGACGAACTGCCGCAGATCCTCAACATCCTGAAGGGCGAGATGAGCTGGATCGGTCCACGCCCCGAAGCACAGGTGCTTTCGCAGTGGTACGAAAGCGAGATCCCCTTTTACCGCTATCGTCACATCGTGCGTCCCGGTCTGACCGGTTGGGCGCAGGTTCATCAGGGGCACGTGGCCGAGGTCGAGGACGTCAAGACCAAGCTTTACTACGACTTCTACTACATCAAGACCTATTCGCCCTGGATCGACCTGTTGATCGTCGCCAAGACGGTTCAGACGGTTCTGAACGGGTTCGGCGCTAAGTGA
- a CDS encoding 2OG-Fe(II) oxygenase has translation MQDGIARPRDRTRPPPHERQHDGTADIRTARDAGRLPEVIFGDKSQRTRNAIAPKACEVAEFPDAAGEARLLLDTLSVVSRVKGFICAPLRRERTQRDGAFMTSRREIADIIVQRMIEEKDRMAEQYAATRDGIGHFYIDDLLPREMALAIYRQFPKPETMKLKKTLREYKYIAAQMNQYDPILEESVYAFQDERVVEIVKSICDMASAYPDVHLYAGGISMMGKDQYLNPHLDNSHDKDRNRWRVLNLLYYVTADWEEQNGGNLELWPEGVEGKQITVHSRFNRLAVMATHNQSWHSVSPIQTQDFRCCVSNYYFADEALRADDSFHVTSFRGRPEQKVRDIVLRADASARMALRKVFKQGVAEADHLYKRKE, from the coding sequence GTGCAGGACGGCATCGCCAGACCAAGAGACCGAACCCGCCCGCCCCCGCACGAGAGGCAGCACGACGGCACAGCCGACATAAGGACGGCTCGTGACGCGGGGCGGCTACCAGAGGTGATCTTCGGTGACAAGTCGCAGCGTACACGAAACGCAATCGCACCGAAGGCGTGCGAAGTCGCAGAATTTCCCGATGCCGCTGGCGAGGCCCGGCTTTTATTGGATACCTTATCGGTTGTATCCCGGGTAAAGGGGTTTATCTGCGCTCCGCTTCGACGTGAGCGAACGCAACGAGATGGTGCCTTTATGACGAGCCGACGCGAAATTGCCGATATCATCGTGCAGCGGATGATCGAAGAGAAGGATCGGATGGCCGAGCAATATGCAGCGACGCGTGACGGCATCGGTCATTTTTACATTGATGATCTGTTGCCGCGGGAGATGGCGCTCGCGATCTACCGGCAGTTCCCAAAACCGGAAACCATGAAGCTGAAAAAGACGCTTCGTGAGTACAAATACATCGCAGCGCAAATGAACCAGTACGATCCAATTCTGGAGGAAAGCGTTTACGCTTTTCAGGACGAACGCGTTGTTGAAATTGTTAAAAGCATTTGCGATATGGCGTCGGCTTATCCTGATGTTCATCTGTACGCCGGCGGAATTTCGATGATGGGTAAGGATCAATACTTGAATCCTCATCTTGACAATTCCCATGACAAGGACCGTAATCGTTGGCGTGTGCTAAATTTGCTCTATTACGTGACGGCCGATTGGGAAGAACAGAATGGCGGTAACCTCGAGCTTTGGCCGGAAGGGGTCGAGGGCAAGCAGATAACCGTTCACAGCCGCTTTAACCGCCTGGCCGTCATGGCAACGCATAACCAATCTTGGCACTCCGTTAGTCCCATCCAGACCCAAGACTTTCGCTGCTGCGTCTCGAACTACTATTTCGCGGACGAGGCCTTACGAGCGGACGACAGCTTTCATGTCACCTCCTTTCGTGGACGCCCTGAGCAAAAGGTCCGCGATATCGTGCTTCGTGCCGATGCTAGCGCGCGTATGGCGCTTCGAAAGGTGTTCAAGCAGGGCGTCGCCGAAGCCGACCACCTCTACAAGCGCAAGGAGTAA
- the rfbC gene encoding dTDP-4-dehydrorhamnose 3,5-epimerase codes for MTSPVQLIRPRRFGDARGWFTETYNRDAFAAIGIDCAFVQDNHSLSVPAFTLRGLHFQTPPAGQDKLVRCIRGRIFDVAVDLRRGSPTYGQWVGAELSAENGDQLFIPIGFAHGFVTLEPDCEVTYKCSGLYAPANDGGIAWDSVGIDWPIPAGVTPELSEKDKVQPALSDFDSPFDYDGRPLAPLA; via the coding sequence ATGACCTCTCCCGTCCAGCTCATCCGCCCCCGTCGCTTCGGCGATGCCCGTGGTTGGTTCACCGAGACCTACAATCGCGACGCGTTCGCGGCCATCGGCATCGACTGCGCGTTCGTGCAGGACAATCACTCGCTGTCGGTACCGGCGTTCACCTTGCGCGGGCTGCATTTCCAGACGCCGCCGGCCGGGCAGGACAAGCTCGTTCGGTGCATTCGCGGTCGCATCTTCGACGTCGCGGTCGACCTGCGTCGCGGGTCGCCAACCTATGGGCAATGGGTGGGGGCGGAACTCTCGGCCGAGAATGGCGACCAGTTGTTCATTCCGATCGGTTTCGCGCACGGCTTCGTGACGCTCGAGCCCGATTGCGAGGTCACCTACAAGTGCTCGGGACTCTACGCGCCCGCCAATGACGGCGGCATCGCCTGGGACAGCGTCGGCATCGACTGGCCGATCCCGGCGGGGGTCACGCCCGAACTGTCCGAAAAGGACAAGGTGCAGCCCGCCCTCTCAGACTTCGACAGCCCGTTCGACTATGACGGCCGCCCGCTCGCGCCGCTCGCCTGA
- the rfbB gene encoding dTDP-glucose 4,6-dehydratase — protein MRIFVTGGAGFIGSALVRHLIENTSHEVLNFDKLTYAGTLSTVERVASSNRYRFVKGDICDAEAVRAAIAEFRPEVVTHLAAESHVDRSIDGPGAFVQTNVVGTYTMLAEARAYWLGLEGAEKDAFRFHHISTDEVYGTLGDTGLFTEETPYDPRSPYSASKAGSDHLVSAWGHTFGLPVLITNCSNNYGPYHFPEKLIPLMIAKALDGEPLPIYGKGDQVRDWLYVEDHVRALQAVFERGAPGRTYNVGGHNERQNIEVVKTLCGILDELRPRGDGKPYAEQMTEVADRPGHDKRYAIDASRIGDELGWTPAETFETGIRKTVEWYLANEDWWRPLVAAKASERRGVAA, from the coding sequence ATGCGCATCTTCGTCACCGGCGGCGCCGGCTTCATCGGCTCGGCCCTGGTCCGGCACCTCATCGAGAATACGAGCCATGAGGTGCTCAACTTCGACAAGCTGACCTACGCCGGCACGCTGTCGACGGTCGAGCGGGTGGCGAGCTCGAACCGCTATCGCTTCGTCAAGGGCGACATCTGCGATGCCGAAGCCGTGCGTGCTGCCATCGCCGAGTTCCGGCCGGAGGTCGTCACGCATCTCGCCGCCGAGAGCCATGTCGACCGCTCGATCGACGGGCCGGGCGCGTTCGTCCAGACCAACGTCGTCGGGACCTACACGATGCTTGCGGAGGCGCGCGCCTATTGGCTCGGGCTGGAGGGCGCCGAGAAGGACGCGTTCCGCTTCCACCACATCTCGACCGACGAGGTGTACGGCACGCTGGGCGACACGGGGCTCTTCACCGAAGAGACCCCCTATGATCCGCGCTCGCCTTATTCGGCGTCGAAGGCGGGATCGGACCATCTGGTCAGCGCCTGGGGGCATACCTTCGGCCTGCCGGTGCTCATCACCAACTGCTCGAACAATTACGGACCCTATCACTTCCCCGAAAAGCTCATCCCGCTGATGATCGCCAAGGCGCTGGATGGCGAGCCGCTCCCTATCTATGGCAAGGGCGATCAGGTCCGCGACTGGCTCTATGTCGAGGATCATGTCCGCGCGCTCCAGGCGGTGTTCGAACGCGGGGCACCGGGCCGCACCTACAATGTCGGCGGGCATAACGAGCGCCAGAACATCGAGGTGGTGAAGACGCTCTGCGGCATCCTCGACGAGCTTCGTCCGCGCGGCGACGGCAAGCCCTATGCCGAGCAGATGACCGAGGTCGCTGATCGTCCGGGCCACGACAAGCGCTATGCCATCGATGCAAGCCGCATCGGCGACGAGCTCGGCTGGACGCCGGCCGAGACATTCGAGACGGGCATCCGCAAGACGGTCGAATGGTATCTCGCCAACGAGGATTGGTGGCGTCCGCTGGTCGCGGCCAAGGCATCCGAGCGCCGCGGCGTCGCGGCCTGA
- the rfbD gene encoding dTDP-4-dehydrorhamnose reductase, with product MHEILVTGAGGQLGIELARAALPEGWRVVALDRGALDLTDTGAIAAKVAERPWAAVINGAAYTGVDKAESDQVTAWAVNAMAPAAFGAACAAAGIPLVQVSTDYVFAGDKDGVWEIDDPVAPLGVYGASKLGGELAVRTSGARHAIVRTAWVVSAHGNNFVKTMLRVGAQRDTLGVVDDQRGSPTSAADLAAALLTIAIRLAEDPEAPSGTFHFSNQGGVSWAGFATEIFAQSAARGGPTAAVNPITTADYPTPARRPANSLLSHDAIRAAYGIEPRAWQAALGDILDELIGARS from the coding sequence ATGCACGAGATCCTCGTCACCGGCGCGGGCGGCCAGCTCGGCATCGAGCTGGCGCGCGCCGCGCTGCCCGAGGGGTGGCGCGTGGTGGCGCTCGATCGCGGGGCGCTCGACCTGACTGACACGGGCGCGATCGCGGCCAAGGTCGCCGAGCGGCCCTGGGCGGCGGTCATCAACGGCGCGGCCTATACCGGCGTCGACAAGGCCGAGAGTGACCAGGTGACGGCATGGGCGGTCAACGCGATGGCGCCGGCGGCGTTTGGCGCGGCCTGTGCGGCAGCGGGCATCCCGCTCGTCCAGGTCTCCACCGACTATGTGTTCGCGGGCGACAAGGACGGGGTCTGGGAGATCGATGATCCCGTCGCGCCGCTCGGCGTCTATGGCGCCTCGAAGCTCGGCGGGGAACTGGCGGTCCGCACCTCCGGCGCGCGCCATGCGATCGTGCGAACGGCGTGGGTCGTGTCCGCGCACGGCAACAATTTCGTCAAGACGATGCTGCGGGTCGGCGCCCAGCGCGACACGCTCGGCGTCGTCGACGACCAGCGCGGCAGCCCGACCAGCGCCGCCGACCTCGCCGCCGCGCTCCTGACGATCGCGATCCGCCTGGCCGAGGATCCGGAGGCGCCCAGCGGCACCTTCCACTTCAGCAACCAGGGCGGCGTGAGCTGGGCCGGGTTCGCGACCGAGATCTTCGCGCAGAGCGCGGCGCGCGGCGGACCGACCGCGGCCGTCAACCCGATCACCACCGCCGACTATCCGACGCCGGCGCGCCGGCCCGCCAACTCGCTGCTCAGCCACGACGCAATCCGCGCCGCCTATGGCATCGAGCCGCGCGCCTGGCAGGCAGCGCTTGGCGACATCCTCGACGAACTCATCGGAGCACGATCATGA
- the rfbA gene encoding glucose-1-phosphate thymidylyltransferase RfbA — protein sequence MKGIILAGGSGTRLHPATLAVNKQLLPVYDKPMIYYPLSVLMLAGIRDILIISSPEFIDNYRRLFGDGSQLGLAIQYAEQPSPDGLAQAFTIGADFIGDDKVALVLGDNIFFGAHLTDLLASAVARPSGATVFSYRVEDPERYGVVEFGEGGKAISLEEKPAQPKSNHAVTGLYFYDNRVVELARNLKPSARGELEITDLNRLYLEAGDLFVEQMGRGYAWLDTGTHDSLLEAGEFVRTLQHRQGIQIACLEEIAFEMGFITADQAREAGERFKKTAYGRAILNAVKGR from the coding sequence ATGAAGGGCATCATCCTCGCAGGCGGATCGGGCACCCGGCTTCATCCCGCGACGCTCGCGGTCAACAAGCAGCTGCTGCCCGTCTATGACAAGCCGATGATCTACTATCCGCTCAGCGTCCTGATGCTGGCGGGCATACGCGACATCCTCATCATCTCCAGCCCCGAGTTCATCGACAATTATCGCCGCCTGTTCGGCGACGGGTCGCAGCTCGGGCTCGCCATCCAATATGCAGAGCAGCCGAGCCCCGATGGCCTGGCACAGGCGTTCACCATTGGCGCGGACTTTATCGGCGACGACAAGGTCGCGCTGGTGCTGGGCGACAACATCTTTTTCGGCGCGCACCTCACCGACCTGCTCGCCAGCGCGGTCGCGCGGCCGAGCGGCGCGACGGTGTTCAGCTACCGTGTCGAGGATCCGGAGCGCTACGGCGTGGTCGAGTTCGGCGAAGGCGGCAAGGCGATCAGCCTTGAAGAGAAGCCCGCGCAGCCGAAATCCAACCACGCCGTCACCGGGCTCTATTTCTACGACAATCGCGTCGTCGAGCTCGCCCGCAATCTCAAGCCCTCGGCCCGCGGCGAGCTCGAGATCACCGACCTCAACCGCCTCTATCTGGAAGCTGGCGACCTCTTCGTCGAGCAGATGGGCCGCGGCTATGCCTGGCTCGACACCGGCACGCATGACAGCCTCCTCGAAGCCGGCGAGTTCGTCCGCACGCTCCAGCACCGCCAGGGCATCCAGATCGCCTGCCTCGAGGAAATCGCCTTCGAGATGGGGTTCATCACCGCCGACCAGGCGCGCGAAGCCGGTGAGCGCTTCAAAAAGACTGCCTATGGGCGCGCGATCCTAAACGCGGTGAAGGGGCGCTGA